A window of the Capricornis sumatraensis isolate serow.1 chromosome 9, serow.2, whole genome shotgun sequence genome harbors these coding sequences:
- the SPMIP10 gene encoding sperm-associated microtubule inner protein 10 — protein MASGKDTCPILPKLANNCSDENSDKLANKCCEIHLPRFSLKQGMIPRHYVMPWKQNMKFRNVNLKHAEACGIHAGPLEDSLFLDHSERLCHGEDRKVVLKKGPPEIKIADMPLHSPLSKYQSTVISHGFRRRLI, from the exons CGCCAACAACTGTTCTGATGAGAATTCAGATAAGCTTGCTAATAA GTGTTGTGAGATTCATTTGCCACGGTTTTCCTTAAAGCAAGGGATGATCCCAAGACATTATGTAATGCCTTGGAAGCAGAACATGAAATTCAGGAATGTGAATCTGAAG cacgcagaagcatgtgggatccatgCTGGCCCTTTGGAAGACTCTCTGTTTCTGGatcacagtgaaaggctttgccATGGGGAAGATCGTAAAGTTGTCTTGAAGAAAGGCCCCCCAGAAATAAAAATTGCGGATATGCCTCTGCATTCACCTCTCTCCAAGTACCAAAGCACTGTGATTTCCCATGGCTTCAGGAGGCGACTCATCTGA